One genomic window of Halorhabdus sp. CBA1104 includes the following:
- a CDS encoding GNAT family N-acetyltransferase — MIRRFQTGDGPGVRRVYHRALADAGTDPADVPGNADLNWVEETYLRSDGAFLIAERDGKIVACGGLLVDGAAAELMRIAVDPAQQNEGLGTAIVDRLEDIATDRGCDRITLTTAGRQIAATEFYPDRGYERVATRETNGYELLDFEKAL; from the coding sequence ATGATCCGTCGCTTCCAAACAGGTGACGGGCCAGGTGTCAGGCGCGTGTATCACCGGGCGCTCGCGGATGCAGGCACCGATCCGGCCGACGTGCCGGGTAACGCAGATCTCAACTGGGTCGAGGAGACGTATCTGCGATCCGACGGGGCGTTCCTGATCGCGGAACGGGACGGAAAGATCGTGGCCTGTGGCGGCCTCCTCGTCGACGGAGCGGCCGCCGAACTCATGCGGATCGCCGTCGATCCGGCCCAGCAAAACGAGGGGCTGGGGACTGCAATCGTCGACCGCCTCGAAGACATCGCCACCGACCGAGGGTGTGACCGGATTACCCTCACGACAGCGGGGAGACAGATTGCCGCGACCGAATTCTATCCGGATCGTGGCTACGAGCGAGTCGCGACGCGAGAAACGAACGGCTACGAATTACTCGACTTCGAAAAGGCGCTGTAA
- a CDS encoding aldose 1-epimerase, which translates to MDEWNKRPRISTAYQYQGIDASILENRHLRVMVLQGKGGDIVEFRDKRTDIDVLWHADHEWSAPPNALPSIEGTWDEYYPGGWQLNIPGAGGPFEFPGGRYDHHGETALLEWDAEIVRDDEDAVTLELTTSLRRYPFTVRRELTLRAGEAALEIEESITNEGDVTVEYAHQQHLTLGRPLIGPQARLDVSAERGYVEAYDPGTENHRLESEASFEWPVAPGADGESVDLSQFPPTDAEINDMAYLHELDEGWYAVTNPALDLGFGLRWPAEHFESLWYWQPYGGLAAAPFWGRNYTAGLEPTTAHPAHSYPDAQRENGSMRSLGPGETVEVSLVAQTFDGSQRVSRIGPDGTVQRDD; encoded by the coding sequence ATGGACGAGTGGAACAAGCGACCGCGAATCTCGACGGCCTACCAGTATCAGGGGATCGACGCCTCGATCCTCGAAAATCGCCACCTCCGGGTGATGGTCCTGCAGGGCAAGGGCGGTGATATCGTCGAATTCCGGGACAAGCGGACCGACATCGACGTCCTCTGGCACGCCGATCACGAGTGGTCGGCCCCGCCAAACGCCCTGCCTTCGATCGAAGGTACCTGGGATGAATACTACCCTGGCGGCTGGCAACTCAACATTCCTGGAGCGGGCGGTCCCTTCGAATTCCCCGGCGGGCGCTACGACCACCACGGCGAAACGGCACTCCTGGAGTGGGACGCCGAGATCGTCCGGGACGACGAGGACGCGGTGACACTCGAACTCACGACCTCGCTTCGGCGCTATCCGTTTACCGTGCGGCGGGAACTCACCTTGCGGGCCGGCGAGGCCGCCCTCGAGATCGAGGAGTCGATCACCAACGAGGGCGACGTCACGGTCGAGTACGCCCACCAACAGCACCTCACGCTGGGGCGACCGTTGATCGGCCCCCAAGCCCGCCTGGACGTCTCCGCCGAGCGCGGCTACGTCGAAGCGTACGATCCCGGAACCGAGAACCACCGGCTAGAGAGTGAGGCGTCTTTCGAGTGGCCAGTGGCGCCCGGCGCCGACGGTGAGTCGGTCGATCTCTCGCAATTCCCGCCGACCGACGCCGAGATCAACGACATGGCGTACCTGCACGAGCTGGACGAAGGCTGGTACGCGGTGACGAATCCGGCGTTGGACCTTGGCTTTGGCTTGCGGTGGCCGGCCGAGCACTTCGAGTCACTGTGGTACTGGCAGCCTTACGGTGGTCTCGCGGCCGCACCGTTCTGGGGGCGCAACTATACGGCTGGGCTGGAACCGACGACGGCCCACCCCGCCCACTCGTATCCGGACGCCCAGCGGGAAAACGGCTCGATGCGGTCGCTGGGTCCGGGCGAGACTGTCGAGGTGTCGCTGGTGGCACAGACGTTCGACGGCAGCCAGCGAGTGAGTCGGATCGGTCCGGATGGGACCGTCCAACGGGACGACTGA
- a CDS encoding dihydroorotase: MRIRNATLPDGRQRDVHIEGERIAAVAEDLSDHEGRTIDASGKRLLPGMIDTHVHFREPGDSHKETWTSGSRSAAAGGVTTVVDQPNTTPPTIDGDAFDEKASIAESSLVDFGLNGGVLPSWDPESLLERPVFALGEVFLADSTGDMGIDERLFRQALAKAQRQNVPVTVHAEDASRFNRGAQERTDADAWSAYRAARAEIAAVERVCELAEEFDVDCHIAHASTPEAIDAAGQAGVSCEVTPHHLFLSRSNLTDLDTFGRMNPPLRRQKRRERVYDRVRNGQVDIIATDHAPHTREEKDTGIWDAPSGVPGVETALPLLLEEARRDHLTYERIRDLTAANPAALFELANKGRIAPGFDADLVLVDPEDTREIQGEALHTNCDWTPFEGWQAVFPEWTMVRGSIVYERTEDGEQFHDNQGRNVRLARPTADSQATPTEEAEPSASDQAPDPVEEDESVAGEDGEPADEPVEADGGGESTTEPGDNAGEDADRAVTAEKSDN, encoded by the coding sequence ATGCGCATCCGGAACGCGACGCTGCCCGACGGACGACAGCGGGACGTCCACATCGAGGGCGAGCGGATCGCGGCCGTCGCCGAAGATCTCTCCGATCACGAAGGCCGGACGATCGATGCATCGGGGAAACGCCTCCTCCCGGGAATGATCGACACCCACGTCCACTTCCGGGAGCCGGGCGACAGCCACAAAGAGACCTGGACCAGCGGGTCCCGAAGTGCCGCCGCCGGTGGTGTCACCACGGTCGTCGACCAACCGAACACGACACCGCCGACGATCGACGGCGACGCCTTCGACGAGAAAGCGTCGATTGCCGAGTCCTCGCTGGTCGATTTCGGCCTCAACGGCGGGGTGTTGCCGTCGTGGGACCCCGAATCGCTCCTCGAGCGGCCGGTGTTCGCGCTCGGCGAAGTGTTCCTCGCGGATTCGACCGGCGATATGGGGATCGACGAACGCCTGTTCCGTCAAGCACTGGCCAAAGCCCAGCGTCAGAACGTGCCCGTCACCGTCCACGCCGAGGATGCCAGCCGGTTCAACCGGGGGGCCCAGGAACGGACCGACGCCGACGCGTGGTCGGCCTACCGGGCGGCCCGCGCGGAGATCGCAGCCGTCGAGCGCGTCTGTGAACTGGCCGAGGAGTTCGACGTCGATTGCCACATTGCCCACGCCTCGACGCCGGAAGCGATCGACGCCGCCGGGCAAGCTGGCGTCAGTTGCGAAGTAACCCCGCACCATCTCTTTCTCTCCCGATCGAATCTCACCGATCTGGATACCTTCGGGCGGATGAATCCCCCGTTGCGCCGCCAGAAGCGCCGTGAACGCGTCTACGATCGCGTCCGCAACGGGCAAGTCGACATCATCGCCACCGACCACGCCCCACACACGCGCGAGGAGAAAGACACGGGTATCTGGGACGCCCCCAGCGGGGTCCCAGGCGTGGAAACAGCACTCCCACTCTTGCTCGAAGAGGCCCGCCGTGACCACCTCACGTACGAACGAATCCGGGACCTCACAGCCGCAAACCCGGCCGCCCTCTTCGAGCTGGCAAACAAGGGCCGGATCGCGCCCGGATTCGACGCCGATCTCGTCCTCGTCGATCCTGAAGACACACGGGAGATTCAGGGCGAGGCGCTCCACACCAACTGTGACTGGACGCCCTTCGAGGGCTGGCAAGCCGTCTTCCCCGAGTGGACGATGGTTCGGGGTTCGATCGTCTACGAGCGGACGGAAGACGGCGAGCAATTCCACGACAACCAGGGCCGGAACGTCAGGCTGGCCCGACCCACGGCGGACAGCCAGGCAACCCCCACGGAGGAGGCTGAGCCATCGGCCAGTGACCAAGCCCCCGATCCTGTCGAAGAAGACGAGTCGGTCGCCGGTGAAGACGGCGAGCCTGCAGACGAGCCAGTCGAAGCCGACGGTGGCGGCGAATCGACGACCGAGCCGGGCGACAACGCGGGCGAGGACGCCGACAGAGCAGTAACTGCTGAGAAGTCAGACAACTGA
- a CDS encoding DUF5806 family protein, translating to MDDKQADEPAREPVPSGDGSADRAQPEPADTEPSGEPVSATGGHEDTETASVNADRTAGDADRASETATEQDPPADVRSYERFQKIDGGTYERANDFLRERTYITAREWAIARLCADFRTETGVEMTKIGENLPELVPFMTDTYTPQAVNQARASFEEKVRMAGATFLYGAMSDFFTADELDEVMYEATEVAKFLLEVEGVELSVDEELEAEDQISDVMREVREHSAALRHDEVECPDCGHSFQVDGEE from the coding sequence ATGGACGACAAGCAAGCCGACGAGCCCGCCAGAGAACCAGTCCCGTCCGGTGATGGGTCGGCGGATCGCGCCCAGCCCGAACCGGCTGACACCGAGCCATCGGGCGAGCCAGTCTCCGCTACGGGGGGTCACGAGGACACCGAAACGGCGTCCGTAAACGCCGATAGGACGGCCGGGGATGCAGACCGGGCAAGCGAGACAGCGACCGAGCAGGACCCGCCGGCGGATGTCCGTTCCTACGAGCGCTTTCAGAAGATCGACGGCGGGACCTACGAACGCGCAAACGACTTCCTCCGTGAACGAACCTACATCACTGCCCGGGAGTGGGCGATCGCTCGCCTGTGTGCTGATTTCCGGACCGAAACTGGCGTCGAGATGACCAAGATCGGCGAGAACCTGCCCGAACTGGTGCCGTTCATGACTGATACCTACACGCCACAGGCCGTCAACCAGGCCCGGGCCTCCTTCGAGGAGAAGGTCCGTATGGCCGGCGCGACCTTCCTCTATGGGGCGATGAGTGACTTTTTCACCGCCGACGAACTCGACGAGGTGATGTACGAGGCCACGGAGGTCGCGAAGTTCCTGCTGGAGGTCGAGGGCGTCGAGTTGAGCGTCGACGAGGAACTCGAAGCCGAAGATCAGATCTCAGATGTGATGCGGGAAGTCCGGGAACACAGTGCGGCGCTTCGCCACGACGAGGTCGAATGTCCCGACTGTGGACACTCCTTTCAGGTCGACGGCGAGGAGTGA
- a CDS encoding universal stress protein translates to MKILLGVGGSDHSRRALEETADRVRETGDELTVAIFRSEAVEAPLTDIEADVDEVLETHDVTAEVTRVSGHPGGELVTLADQEGYDRLVIGGGTRSPLGKIQLGSVAEFVVLNAETPVTLIR, encoded by the coding sequence ATGAAGATTCTGCTGGGAGTCGGCGGGAGCGATCACTCCCGGCGGGCGCTCGAGGAAACCGCAGACCGCGTCCGGGAAACCGGCGACGAGCTGACCGTAGCCATCTTTCGGTCCGAAGCAGTCGAAGCACCGCTGACAGACATCGAAGCGGACGTCGACGAAGTGCTCGAAACCCACGACGTGACCGCAGAGGTAACGCGTGTCTCAGGTCACCCTGGTGGCGAACTGGTTACACTGGCCGATCAAGAGGGATACGATCGGTTAGTCATCGGCGGTGGGACCCGGAGCCCGCTCGGGAAGATTCAGCTGGGCAGCGTCGCCGAATTCGTCGTACTCAACGCAGAAACCCCGGTGACACTCATCCGATGA
- a CDS encoding GNAT family N-acetyltransferase — translation MSGDRSYPTDVSGPFPTPPHAFTDEDGRDIVVRVADDREALVSMYEAFDPEDRAQGIPPVGEGSIRRWLERVFEDECLNVIAWHDGDAVGHSMLVPDDEDAYELAIFVLGSHQSAGIGTELLQTLLGHGKQDGIECVWLTVERWNDPAIGLYKKVGFEIRNTESFELEMAIRIADS, via the coding sequence ATGAGCGGCGACCGTTCTTACCCCACAGACGTGTCAGGGCCGTTCCCGACGCCACCCCACGCGTTCACCGACGAAGACGGTCGGGACATCGTCGTCCGAGTCGCCGACGACCGCGAGGCACTCGTCTCGATGTACGAGGCCTTCGATCCCGAAGATCGCGCACAGGGGATCCCGCCAGTCGGTGAGGGATCGATCCGGCGATGGCTCGAGCGCGTCTTCGAAGACGAGTGTCTGAACGTTATCGCCTGGCACGATGGAGATGCCGTCGGGCATTCGATGCTCGTCCCGGACGACGAGGACGCCTACGAACTGGCGATCTTCGTGCTTGGCTCCCACCAGTCGGCCGGGATCGGCACGGAATTGCTCCAAACGCTGCTGGGCCACGGCAAACAGGACGGAATCGAGTGCGTCTGGCTGACGGTCGAGCGCTGGAACGATCCCGCGATCGGCCTCTATAAGAAGGTTGGCTTCGAGATCCGCAACACCGAGAGTTTCGAGCTAGAGATGGCGATTCGCATCGCCGACTCGTAG
- a CDS encoding universal stress protein: MSVDIETVFVPVDGTDTSERAAAHALAVADQYGADVHVLHVIDDQIARGIDSGTIAADSVADEHRAFMGAVREIARADGYDVTLSQSAAAGYSSTSLSRHPVSVVLDAAEELGADFIVVPRESAMDEPGAMLGRVAGYVLSYASQPVLSV; this comes from the coding sequence ATGAGTGTCGACATCGAGACGGTCTTCGTCCCCGTCGATGGGACGGATACGTCCGAGCGGGCCGCAGCACACGCCCTGGCGGTAGCTGATCAGTACGGGGCTGACGTCCACGTGCTTCACGTTATCGACGATCAGATCGCGCGTGGGATCGACTCCGGGACGATCGCTGCTGACAGTGTTGCCGACGAACACCGGGCGTTTATGGGTGCCGTCCGGGAGATCGCGCGTGCGGATGGCTACGACGTCACGCTCTCACAGTCCGCGGCTGCCGGCTATTCTTCGACCTCGCTGAGTCGCCATCCGGTCAGTGTCGTGTTAGACGCAGCCGAGGAACTCGGAGCCGATTTCATCGTCGTGCCACGGGAGTCGGCGATGGACGAGCCGGGAGCGATGCTCGGTCGCGTCGCTGGCTACGTTCTCTCGTATGCCAGCCAGCCAGTTCTTTCGGTCTGA
- a CDS encoding universal stress protein, whose translation MYDTVVLATDGSASTERAVRVGLDLVKRFDGTVHGLYVLNASDIAATPEAVRQDLRDALRDRGQDALAKIAEQADSDVITSIREGKPATEICAYAESVEADVIVTGTRGRHGEHAFLLGSVAEAVVRQSPIPVLTVRQLEADEHAQRRPQGVA comes from the coding sequence ATGTACGATACGGTCGTGCTCGCGACCGACGGTTCGGCGAGCACTGAACGAGCGGTACGGGTCGGACTCGACCTCGTCAAGCGGTTCGACGGCACTGTCCACGGGCTGTACGTCCTCAATGCGAGCGACATCGCGGCCACGCCCGAGGCAGTCCGTCAAGACCTTCGTGACGCACTTCGAGATCGAGGTCAGGACGCACTCGCGAAGATCGCCGAGCAGGCAGACAGTGACGTGATCACGTCGATCCGAGAGGGGAAACCGGCAACGGAGATCTGTGCGTACGCCGAGTCGGTCGAGGCCGACGTAATCGTGACAGGGACACGCGGCCGGCACGGCGAACACGCGTTCTTGCTTGGCAGCGTCGCCGAGGCCGTCGTCCGCCAGTCCCCCATCCCGGTGTTGACCGTCCGACAGTTGGAAGCCGACGAACACGCCCAGCGACGCCCACAAGGGGTGGCCTGA
- a CDS encoding DHH family phosphoesterase yields the protein MDDWLIDDERLSIERKSVLPGEGFFYPETLEETEREREAADRLTDAETVVIADTDADGLACVALLETQFGEVSLLPASPHDLGRAIEWAAEYVDPGTHVFVCDLCPDAPEDLDALGALVDQAGAVRWFDHHQWEPDLAEAVETAGVELTVGDSEAVCTADVALGELDGDFEERFVELAAVTRDHDLWIREDPRSDDLADLAHWVEPDEYVDIIREHGADLPPEAEELLAERRIEKDALIEKAVERAQLREIGPWTVGVTYGRCSQNEVAQALREQGADAAVIVKPAGSASIRGTETFERAHEVAAQVNGGGHPKAAGCKPDVYDDMLDYAHHWTTRGAVAKQAIIDAFRRLEVESD from the coding sequence ATGGACGACTGGCTCATCGACGACGAGCGACTGTCGATCGAACGGAAATCAGTGCTCCCTGGAGAGGGGTTTTTCTACCCGGAGACGCTCGAAGAGACCGAACGCGAACGCGAAGCCGCCGATCGACTCACCGACGCCGAGACGGTCGTCATCGCCGACACCGACGCCGACGGCCTTGCCTGTGTCGCCCTGTTGGAAACTCAGTTCGGCGAGGTGTCACTGCTCCCGGCCAGCCCCCACGACCTCGGCCGGGCAATCGAGTGGGCCGCCGAATACGTCGATCCGGGGACGCATGTGTTCGTCTGTGATCTCTGTCCGGACGCTCCCGAAGACCTCGACGCCCTGGGGGCACTGGTCGATCAGGCTGGCGCTGTCCGATGGTTCGACCACCACCAGTGGGAACCCGATTTGGCGGAGGCCGTCGAGACTGCCGGCGTCGAGTTGACGGTCGGCGACTCCGAGGCAGTCTGTACGGCTGACGTTGCCCTAGGAGAACTCGACGGTGACTTCGAAGAGCGCTTCGTCGAGCTAGCCGCAGTGACACGCGACCACGACCTCTGGATCCGGGAGGATCCACGAAGTGACGATCTCGCGGATCTCGCCCACTGGGTCGAGCCCGACGAATACGTCGACATCATCCGCGAGCATGGGGCCGACCTTCCGCCCGAGGCCGAAGAACTGCTCGCCGAGCGACGCATCGAAAAAGACGCCCTCATCGAGAAGGCCGTCGAACGCGCCCAACTGCGCGAGATCGGTCCCTGGACCGTGGGAGTGACCTACGGCCGCTGTTCGCAAAACGAGGTTGCCCAAGCCCTGCGCGAACAGGGTGCCGACGCCGCTGTGATCGTCAAGCCGGCTGGTTCTGCGAGTATTCGAGGGACCGAGACCTTCGAGCGCGCCCACGAGGTCGCCGCTCAGGTCAACGGGGGCGGCCACCCGAAAGCCGCCGGCTGCAAACCGGACGTCTACGACGACATGCTCGATTACGCTCACCACTGGACGACCAGGGGCGCGGTGGCGAAACAGGCGATTATCGATGCGTTCCGGCGGCTCGAGGTCGAAAGCGACTGA
- a CDS encoding DUF5807 family protein — MTDREAFLAGDRPDDVAVFLHEAAVSNPEALESYAESVEDGVVLVLPGEDGRSAFQSATDIDPMALAQEAMDTEGHIDDDLTGGTCPVAADDHDEDHTVRFVFAFAEAQNEDVGGLYAEGDVIHAYAVCACGERYSEKWVADTVDRQ, encoded by the coding sequence ATGACCGATCGCGAGGCCTTTCTGGCCGGCGACCGACCCGATGACGTCGCCGTCTTCCTCCACGAGGCGGCCGTCTCGAATCCCGAAGCGCTCGAATCGTATGCTGAGTCCGTCGAGGACGGTGTTGTTCTCGTGTTGCCCGGCGAGGACGGCCGCAGTGCCTTCCAGTCGGCGACGGACATCGACCCGATGGCGCTGGCCCAGGAGGCCATGGACACCGAGGGCCACATCGACGACGACCTGACTGGTGGCACCTGTCCTGTGGCTGCCGATGACCACGACGAGGATCACACTGTCCGCTTCGTCTTCGCGTTCGCTGAAGCCCAGAACGAGGATGTCGGCGGGCTATACGCCGAGGGCGACGTCATTCACGCCTATGCGGTCTGTGCCTGTGGGGAACGCTACAGCGAGAAGTGGGTCGCGGATACCGTTGATCGACAGTAA
- a CDS encoding type II/IV secretion system ATPase subunit, producing MTDHGRPKPSDELRQHAARRPHLRDHLQKFKQITGEFPMFVDEADGEYESQRPNIIYPVGGPIYTHIYGDIGQDIKYYAIEPELEDDEWTVFEKVRNRLLEKSVMKPAPSEEAEYDDRIEELLQETTAVKSSGDENGVLSRFNDITNIGKVEVTEETYENIRYRLNRDIVGLGPLEPVMRDPANEDIHVIGPHECYVDHSVYSLIKTTVDFGEPEEYEQWLRNMGERIGDPVSDSDPIIDSTLPDGSRINIIYSDDISVKGPSLTIRQNEGEPLSIFQITKWGTLSPELSAYLWLALENEQTVFVVGETASGKTTTLNSIMSFIPRDNKIYTAEDTAEVLPPHDTWQQLLTREGDDEGTDVDMFDLVAAALRSRPDYIIVGEVRGEEGRMAFQAAQTGHPVMLTFHAADIVSMIQRFTGEPINVPETFMDVADIALFQNRVKQGDEVLRRVTSVQEIEGYSKEMDGVVTRQSFYWDPVEDEIVFQGMNNSFVLEEQIATLLGYEDTRDIYDDLKFRARLIERAIQENILGYHEVNEMIENFQRDGVEGLSFDIHRQD from the coding sequence ATGACAGATCACGGCAGACCGAAACCGTCAGATGAACTCCGCCAACACGCCGCCAGACGGCCCCATCTCCGTGATCACCTCCAGAAGTTCAAGCAGATCACCGGCGAGTTCCCCATGTTCGTCGACGAGGCCGACGGGGAGTACGAGTCCCAGCGCCCGAACATCATCTACCCCGTCGGTGGCCCGATTTACACGCACATCTACGGTGACATCGGACAGGACATCAAGTACTACGCCATCGAGCCCGAACTGGAGGACGACGAGTGGACCGTCTTCGAGAAGGTGCGCAATCGCTTGCTCGAAAAGAGCGTGATGAAGCCGGCCCCAAGCGAAGAGGCCGAGTACGACGACCGCATCGAAGAACTCCTCCAGGAGACGACGGCCGTCAAGTCGAGTGGTGACGAGAACGGCGTCCTCAGTCGCTTCAACGACATCACCAACATCGGGAAAGTCGAGGTGACCGAGGAAACCTACGAGAACATCCGCTACCGACTCAACCGAGATATCGTCGGCCTCGGCCCGCTGGAGCCGGTGATGCGCGACCCGGCCAACGAGGACATCCACGTCATCGGTCCCCACGAGTGTTACGTCGATCATTCCGTCTACAGCCTCATCAAGACGACCGTCGACTTCGGCGAACCCGAAGAGTACGAACAGTGGCTGCGGAACATGGGCGAGCGGATCGGCGACCCCGTCTCCGACAGCGACCCGATCATCGACTCGACGCTGCCCGACGGCTCACGTATCAACATCATCTACTCGGACGACATCTCCGTCAAAGGCCCGTCACTCACGATCCGACAGAACGAGGGCGAACCCCTCTCTATCTTCCAGATTACCAAGTGGGGGACCCTCAGCCCCGAGCTCTCGGCGTATCTGTGGCTCGCCTTGGAGAACGAGCAGACGGTCTTCGTCGTCGGGGAGACTGCCTCAGGGAAGACGACGACGCTGAACTCCATCATGTCGTTCATCCCCCGGGACAACAAGATCTACACTGCCGAAGACACCGCGGAGGTGCTCCCGCCACACGATACGTGGCAGCAACTGCTCACTCGCGAGGGTGACGACGAGGGCACGGACGTGGACATGTTCGATCTCGTCGCCGCCGCGCTCCGGTCTCGTCCTGACTACATCATCGTCGGCGAGGTCCGTGGCGAGGAGGGGCGAATGGCGTTCCAGGCCGCCCAGACTGGCCACCCAGTCATGCTGACCTTCCACGCTGCCGACATCGTTTCGATGATCCAGCGCTTTACCGGTGAACCGATCAACGTCCCCGAGACGTTCATGGACGTCGCCGACATCGCACTGTTCCAGAACCGTGTCAAGCAGGGTGACGAGGTGCTTCGTCGGGTGACCTCCGTTCAGGAAATCGAGGGGTACTCGAAGGAGATGGACGGTGTCGTCACTCGCCAGAGCTTCTACTGGGATCCGGTCGAAGACGAGATCGTCTTCCAGGGGATGAACAACTCTTTCGTCCTCGAAGAGCAGATCGCGACGCTGCTGGGATACGAGGACACGCGCGACATCTACGACGACCTGAAGTTCCGTGCTCGCCTCATCGAACGGGCGATCCAGGAGAACATCTTGGGCTATCACGAGGTCAACGAGATGATCGAGAACTTCCAACGGGACGGTGTCGAGGGGCTCTCCTTCGATATCCACCGCCAAGACTGA
- a CDS encoding ATPase domain-containing protein: protein MSIATTDLYSLGLDERDRLNKELGGGIPPGSIVLVEGDYGAGKSAMSQRFSYGLCETGQSVTMLSTELTVGSFLDQMHSLDYGMVEHILDENLLFLHADIGDSNTFQGGDEETDRMDLLKRLMDAEVMWETDVIIIDTFDAILRNDPKFEALVRQNEERQAALEIISFFRDVIAEGKVIMLTVDPSTLDEDAIGPFRAIADVFIELEMVEVGNDVRRQISVKRFAGMGEQVGDTIGYSVRSGTGIVIESRSVA from the coding sequence ATGAGTATCGCAACAACTGACCTCTACTCGCTTGGCCTAGACGAGCGGGATCGACTCAACAAGGAACTGGGCGGCGGCATCCCTCCTGGTAGTATCGTCCTCGTAGAGGGCGACTACGGGGCCGGGAAGTCAGCGATGAGCCAGCGGTTCAGTTACGGGCTCTGTGAGACTGGCCAGTCCGTCACGATGCTCTCGACTGAATTGACGGTCGGGAGCTTTCTCGATCAGATGCACAGCCTCGACTACGGCATGGTCGAGCATATCCTCGACGAGAATCTGCTGTTCCTGCACGCAGACATTGGCGATTCGAACACGTTCCAGGGCGGCGACGAGGAGACCGATCGGATGGACCTGCTCAAACGCCTGATGGACGCCGAGGTGATGTGGGAGACGGACGTCATTATCATCGATACGTTCGACGCCATCCTCCGGAACGACCCCAAGTTCGAGGCCCTCGTCCGCCAAAACGAGGAACGCCAGGCTGCCCTGGAGATCATCTCCTTTTTCCGGGACGTCATCGCCGAGGGGAAAGTCATCATGCTCACGGTCGATCCCTCGACGCTGGATGAAGATGCGATCGGCCCGTTCCGGGCAATCGCCGACGTGTTCATCGAACTGGAGATGGTCGAGGTCGGCAACGACGTTCGCCGACAGATCTCGGTGAAACGCTTTGCCGGCATGGGCGAGCAGGTCGGGGACACGATCGGGTACTCAGTCCGTTCGGGGACAGGCATCGTCATCGAATCACGCAGCGTGGCCTAA
- a CDS encoding flagellar protein G, giving the protein MASVSASHLIIFIASILVAASVAGVLTNTVGELSQAVDELGLDVSDDVRTDIEFISDSGATVYDRSGNGNITLYVKNTGSQSLPPDPVVMDVLLDGRFQTDFSVTVVDGETWAIGNVVRMDISAPDLSSGDHRVQITINGDEEVFEFRT; this is encoded by the coding sequence GTGGCTAGTGTCTCTGCGTCTCACCTGATCATCTTCATCGCGAGCATTCTCGTCGCAGCCAGCGTCGCTGGCGTGCTCACGAACACGGTCGGTGAACTCAGTCAAGCCGTCGACGAACTCGGCTTAGACGTCAGTGACGACGTTCGCACCGACATCGAATTCATCAGCGATAGCGGTGCGACCGTCTACGACCGCTCCGGGAACGGCAACATCACCCTGTACGTCAAGAACACTGGTTCTCAGAGCCTGCCCCCGGATCCCGTGGTGATGGACGTGTTGCTCGATGGCCGCTTCCAGACTGACTTCTCGGTGACGGTCGTCGACGGGGAGACTTGGGCCATCGGAAACGTCGTCCGGATGGATATTTCGGCCCCGGACCTTTCGAGTGGCGATCACCGTGTCCAGATTACGATCAACGGTGACGAGGAGGTGTTCGAATTTCGCACATGA
- a CDS encoding flagellin: MGFSVSASVAIIFAATLIAFGMFHTAAFNTVERVTDARNAAEDDLLTQQNTAIAVHNATYYDANNSLIVTVNNTGASELTVDGTDLIVDNDYQTSFAERSVDGDTGTGLWLPGEQLRYNVSATSQPDRIKIVSGPGVASTEVVVRG, translated from the coding sequence ATGGGCTTCAGCGTTAGTGCCTCGGTGGCGATCATCTTCGCTGCGACGCTCATCGCCTTCGGGATGTTCCACACTGCCGCGTTCAACACCGTCGAGCGGGTAACAGACGCTCGTAACGCAGCCGAGGATGACTTGCTCACCCAGCAAAACACGGCCATCGCGGTCCACAACGCGACGTATTACGACGCCAACAACAGTCTCATCGTCACGGTCAACAACACGGGTGCGTCCGAACTGACCGTCGACGGGACGGACCTCATCGTCGACAACGACTACCAGACGAGTTTCGCCGAGCGGTCTGTCGACGGTGACACTGGGACGGGCCTGTGGCTGCCGGGCGAGCAGTTGCGATACAACGTTTCGGCCACTAGCCAGCCCGACCGGATCAAGATCGTCTCCGGTCCAGGGGTTGCCAGTACGGAGGTGGTCGTGCGTGGCTAG